CGCGAGGGCTTCGCGTACGAGACCTGGGAGGGCGCGGCGCGGCGCGAGGCCGACCCGCTGACCGCGCCCGTGGACGCCGAGGACTGCGGTTGCTGAACCCTTGCCGGCCGCCTTGCTGACAGCATGTCAAGAAGCTTTCGGGGGTGGCGAGTTAGGCCCGGATATCGCCGTGTAGCTTCTGGGCATGGCTGGATACGCGGACGCGGCGGTGGTGCCCCATGTGGTGCGGTGGGTGGAGTCGAGCGGTGGACCGCTCATAGCGATACCGGAGGCGGTGCTGCCGTTCTGGGCGGGCGCCGACGGCGACGAGACGTCCTCGGACTACGACCGGGCCTGCGACGTGGACGGACACGTCGGCCTGTTGCCGGTCGGCGACACCCGCGCCCTGGTGCTCGGCGACGAACCCGCGTCCACCACGTATCTGCCCGAGCACGGCACCTTCGTCCGCTGGTGCGCGGCCGACACCGAGACCGAGCTCCTGGCGGGCGTTCCGGCGGCGCTCGACACCGCGGCCTGGGAGCCGGAGCTGCACTGGCGGGTGCCCGGGTCGGTCGTCCTCCTCGACGCCGTGTGGCCCGGCAGGTCGCTGCGGGAGACGGACCATGTACGGGTGGAGCTGGCTCCCGGCCTGTACGGGATCAGCGCGGCCCAGGTCTGGACGGGCCCGGAGACGTGGCTCGGCCTGGTCCGGGTGAGACCGCTGGCCGGCACGTGAGGCCTCCGTCCGGGAGGTGAGATCCCTGGCGGGGAGGTGCGATCCTGGCCGGGCGGTGAGGCCTCCGGCCGGGAACGGGCTCTCTGGTACGGCGCGGGCTCTCCGGCCGACCGAAACCGGCGCGGGCGGCCGGGCCCCAGCCGTCGAACTGCGGGGCCCCGGCCTGCCCGGATCACAACCGGGACAGCTCGTCCACCAGGTCGTCCAGGCCCAGCGAGCCCTGGGACAGCGCGGCCATGTGCCACGCCTTGGCGTCGAAGGCCTCGCCGTGGCGACGCTTGGCGTTCTCCCGGCCCAGCAGCCAGGCCCGCTCGCCGAGCTTGTAGCCGATGGCCTGGCCCGGCATCGTCAGATAGCGCGTCAGCTCGCTCTCCACGAAGTCCGCCGGACGGCTGCTGTGGGCGCCGAAGAACTCCTGGGCCAGATCCACGGTCCAGCGCTCGCCCGGGTGGAACGGCGAGTCGGCCGGGATCTCCAGCTCCAGGTGCATACCGATGTCGACGATGACCCGGGCCGCGCGCATCATCTGCGCGTCCAGATAGCCCAGCCGCTCCTCCGCGTCCTTGAGGAAGCCCAGCTCGTCCATGAGCCGCTCCGCGTACAGGGCCCAGCCCTCGGCGTTGGCGCTGACCCCGCCGATCGTGGCCTGGTAGCGGGACAGGTCGTCCTTGACGTACACCCACTGGGCGAGCTGGAGATGGTGGCCGGGAACGCCCTCGTGGTACCAGGTGGAGACCAGGTCGTACACCGGGAAGCGGGTCGCCCCCATCGTCGGCAGCCAGGTGCGGCCCGGGCGGGAGAAGTCCTCGGTCGGGGCCGAGTAGTACGGGGCCGCCGCGCCGCCGGGCGGGGCGATGCAGGACTCGACCTTGCGCACCGGCTCGGCGAGGTCGAAGTGGGTGCCGTCCAGCGCCTCGATCGCCTCGTCCATCAGCGACTGCAGCCACGCGCGGACCTCGTCGACGCCCTCGATGTGCCGGCCGTGCTCGTCCAGATGCGCCAGCGCCACCCATGGCGTCTCGGCGCCGGGCAGGATCTTCGCGGCCTCCTGCCTCATCTCACCGAGCAGCCGGTGGAACTCCGCCCAGCCGTACGCGTACGCCTCGTCGAGGTCCAGATCCGAGCCCGTGAAGTAGCGCACCAGCCTGCCGTAGCGCTCCCGGCCGACCGTGTCCGGCGCCCCCTGCACCGCCGGGGCGTACACGTCACGCATCCAGTCGCGCAGTTCCACCACGGCCCGGGTCGCGCCGCGAGCCGCCTCGTCCAGCTCCGCCCGCAGCGACGCGGGGCCCGCCGACGCGAAGTCCTCGAACCAGCCGCGCCCCGAACCGTCCGTGTCCGCCCACTCGGTGAGCTGGCCGATGAAGGTCGCTGTCGGACGGGGGCCCGCGTACAGCTTGCGCTTCAGCCCGAGCGCCAGGGACTCGCGGTACCCGGCGTACGCCGTCGGCACCGCGCGCAGCCGCTCGGCGATGGCCGCCCAGTCCTCCTCGGTCTCCGCCGGGGTGATCGTGAACACCTCACGCACCTCGTGCGGCGGCGTGACCATGTTGCCGACGGCGCGCAGCCCCTCCTCGGCCTCGTGCACGGCCAGCTCCGCCGTCAGCCGCTCCCGCAGCAGGCGCGCACACCGGCGCTCGGCGTCACTGTCCGCGCCCGGTCGCTGCTCCGCCTCGTCGAGCCGCGCGAGTGTCGTCCGGATCAGCTCCGCACGGGCCTCCTGACCGGCCGGCGAGGTGTCCGGCAACTTGCTGGAACTCTCCTTCACGCCCAGATACGTGCCGGTCACGGGGTCGAGGGCGATGAGGTCGTCGACATACGCGTCGGCGACCTCACGGGGCAGGGGGCTCTTGGTGTCAGACATGCCGACAATCTTGGTACGGCCGCCGGGGCGGCGTCAGCTGCTTACCGGGCGCTTGGGCCTTACGTCGGCCGGATTCCGCTCAGGGCGTGATCAGCGTCCGAGGCCGGTCGGCGTTCGCCGGTTCAGGGCGAGGGCCGGTCCGCGTCCGGCGGCAGCAGGGGCCCGCACTCCCACTGCTGGAAGATCAACCGGGTCTCCACCCGCGCGACCTCGCGCTGTGACGTGAACTCGTCGAGGACCAGGCGCTGCAGATCCGCCATGTCCGCCACCGCGACATGCACGAGATAGTCGTCCGGTCCGGTGAGGTGATAGACGGTCCGCGACTCCGGCAGGGCCCGGATCCGCTCCACGAACGGCCCCACCAACTCCCGCCGGTGCGGCCGGACCTGCACCGACAGCAACGCCTCCAGTCCCCGTCCCAGCTTGGCCGGATCCAGCCGCAGCTGATGGCCGAGGATCACGCCCGCACGGCGCAGCCGTGTCACCCGGTCCAGACAGGTGGACGGCGCGACCCCGACCTGCGCCGCCAGGTCCCGGTACGTCGTCCGGGCGTCGTTCTGCAACAGCCGCAGCAGATGGAGATCCACCGGATCGAGTACGACGGAATCGGCCATTGTTCGAACGTAGCACGGTGTTCGAACTCCGACGTCCGGTCGATGTTCACCCTGACGTCCATGAACTCAGCGAGCACGCACGCGTACGACCACGCACGCACCACGCCGAGAGCACTCGCCACCGAGGCGGTGCACGCCGGCCGCGACGACCTCGCGCGCCAGGGCCTGCACGCCCCGCCGATCGACCTGTCGACCACGTACCCCTCGTACGACAGCCGGGGCGAGGCCGCCCGCATCGACGCCTTCGCCGGTGACGGCGCCCAGCCGGAGGGCCCGCCGATCTACGGACGGCTCGGCAACCCGACCGTCGCCCGATTCGAGACCGCCCTCGCCCGTCTCGAAGGCACCGAGAGCGCGGTCGCCTTCGCCAGCGGTATGGCCGCCCTCAGCGCCGTCCTCCTCGTCCGCGCCTCGACGGGCCTGCGGCACGTCGTCGCCGTACGGCCCCTGTACGGCTGCAGCGACCATCTCCTCACGGCCGGGCTGCTCGGCACCGAGGTCACCTGGGTCGACCCGGCCGGCGTCGCGGACGCGCTGCGCCCCGACACGGGCCTGGTCCTCGTCGAGTCCCCGGCCAACCCGACCCTCGCCGAACTGGACCTGCGGGCCCTCGCGCACGCCTGCGGCTCGGTCCCGCTCCTCGCGGACAACACCTTCGCCACGCCCGTCCTGCAACGCCCCGTCGAACAGGGCGCCCGGCTCGTCCTGCACAGTGCCACCAAGTATCTCGGCGGGCACGGGGACGTCATGGCCGGGGTCGTGGCCTGCGACGAGGAGTTCGCCGGACGGCTCCGTCAGGTCCGCTTCGCCACCGGCGGCGTCCTGCACCCGCTCGCCGGCTACCTCCTTCTGCGGGGCCTTTCCACGCTCCCGGTCCGCGTCCGGGCGGCCTCCGCGACCGCCGCCGAACTCGTCCGCCGCCTCGCCGCCGACCCGCGCGTCGCCCGCGTCCACTATCCGCGCATCGGCGGCGCCATGATCGCCTTCGAGGTCCACGGCGACCCGCACGACGTCATCGCCGCCGTCCGCCTCATCACCCCGGCGGTGAGCCTCGGCAGCGTGGACACGCTCATCCAGCACCCGGCCTCGATCAGCCACCGCATCGTGGAGGAGACGGACCGCCGCGGTGCCGGGGTGAGCGACCGGCTC
The DNA window shown above is from Streptomyces akebiae and carries:
- a CDS encoding immunity 21 family protein — translated: MAGYADAAVVPHVVRWVESSGGPLIAIPEAVLPFWAGADGDETSSDYDRACDVDGHVGLLPVGDTRALVLGDEPASTTYLPEHGTFVRWCAADTETELLAGVPAALDTAAWEPELHWRVPGSVVLLDAVWPGRSLRETDHVRVELAPGLYGISAAQVWTGPETWLGLVRVRPLAGT
- a CDS encoding DUF885 domain-containing protein; the protein is MSDTKSPLPREVADAYVDDLIALDPVTGTYLGVKESSSKLPDTSPAGQEARAELIRTTLARLDEAEQRPGADSDAERRCARLLRERLTAELAVHEAEEGLRAVGNMVTPPHEVREVFTITPAETEEDWAAIAERLRAVPTAYAGYRESLALGLKRKLYAGPRPTATFIGQLTEWADTDGSGRGWFEDFASAGPASLRAELDEAARGATRAVVELRDWMRDVYAPAVQGAPDTVGRERYGRLVRYFTGSDLDLDEAYAYGWAEFHRLLGEMRQEAAKILPGAETPWVALAHLDEHGRHIEGVDEVRAWLQSLMDEAIEALDGTHFDLAEPVRKVESCIAPPGGAAAPYYSAPTEDFSRPGRTWLPTMGATRFPVYDLVSTWYHEGVPGHHLQLAQWVYVKDDLSRYQATIGGVSANAEGWALYAERLMDELGFLKDAEERLGYLDAQMMRAARVIVDIGMHLELEIPADSPFHPGERWTVDLAQEFFGAHSSRPADFVESELTRYLTMPGQAIGYKLGERAWLLGRENAKRRHGEAFDAKAWHMAALSQGSLGLDDLVDELSRL
- a CDS encoding Lrp/AsnC family transcriptional regulator; this translates as MADSVVLDPVDLHLLRLLQNDARTTYRDLAAQVGVAPSTCLDRVTRLRRAGVILGHQLRLDPAKLGRGLEALLSVQVRPHRRELVGPFVERIRALPESRTVYHLTGPDDYLVHVAVADMADLQRLVLDEFTSQREVARVETRLIFQQWECGPLLPPDADRPSP
- a CDS encoding trans-sulfuration enzyme family protein codes for the protein MNSASTHAYDHARTTPRALATEAVHAGRDDLARQGLHAPPIDLSTTYPSYDSRGEAARIDAFAGDGAQPEGPPIYGRLGNPTVARFETALARLEGTESAVAFASGMAALSAVLLVRASTGLRHVVAVRPLYGCSDHLLTAGLLGTEVTWVDPAGVADALRPDTGLVLVESPANPTLAELDLRALAHACGSVPLLADNTFATPVLQRPVEQGARLVLHSATKYLGGHGDVMAGVVACDEEFAGRLRQVRFATGGVLHPLAGYLLLRGLSTLPVRVRAASATAAELVRRLAADPRVARVHYPRIGGAMIAFEVHGDPHDVIAAVRLITPAVSLGSVDTLIQHPASISHRIVEETDRRGAGVSDRLLRMSVGLEDIEDLWADLDGALGDRMAGTPGERITAEAATRQAVIREAATS